In the Telopea speciosissima isolate NSW1024214 ecotype Mountain lineage chromosome 2, Tspe_v1, whole genome shotgun sequence genome, one interval contains:
- the LOC122650396 gene encoding transcription factor MYB59-like — protein sequence MLVVAEEIRKGPWTEQEDVQLMCFVRLFGERRWDFIAKFSGLNRTGKSCRLRWVNYLHPGLKRGRMTPQEERTVLELHSRWGNRWSRIARRLPGRTDNEIKNYWRTHMRKKAQERKKSAFSPLLPSSATSSNSPPLQDSSNTISGVSLPDESQRIIEGSLLMNIDDDKGDLVVSTGDHHQSEEEVGKGYYYSMDQIWKEIALMEEDVISSISSTGPVHVGNEEHKGEDAAYTFLTPPIPMAPPSSSSSASSWNINYCSDSLWRMDDQEDIKMPLPTMGDYFVSDYGNGIEY from the exons atgttggTAGTTGCAGAGGAAATTCGAAAGGGGCCTTGGACAGAGCAAGAAGATGTTCAACTGATGTGCTTCGTGCGATTATTCGGAGAACGTCGATGGGATTTCATAGCCAAATTTTCAG GTCTCAACAGAACTGGAAAGAGTTGTAGGTTACGTTGGGTTAATTACTTGCATCCAGGCCTCAAACGTGGAAGGATGACTCCTCAAGAAGAGCGAACTGTGCTTGAACTCCACTCTCGTTGGGGCAATAG ATGGTCAAGAATTGCTCGCAGATTACCGGGTCGAACTGATAATGAGATAAAGAACTATTGGAGAACACATATGAGGAAGAAAGcacaagagaggaagaaaagcGCTTTTTCACCACTACTACCTTCATCAGCCACTTCTTCTAATTCTCCACCACTACAAGATAGTAGTAATACTATTTCAGGGGTTTCTCTCCCTGATGAAAGCCAGAGGATCATAGAAGGAAGCTTATTGATGAATATTGATGATGACAAAGGTGATTTGGTTGTGAGTACAGGAGATCATCATCAGAGTGAGGAAGAAGTTGGAAAAGGGTATTACTACTCCATGGATCAAATATGGAAGGAAATTGCCTTAATGGAAGAAGATGTGATCAGTAGTATTAGTAGTACTGGACCAGTTCATGTGGGAAATGAAGAACACAAGGGGGAAGATGCAGCTTACACTTTCTTAACTCCTCCAATTCCAATggctcctccttcttcttcttcttctgcttcttcttggAATATTAACTATTGTTCAGATTCACTATGGAGGATGGATGATCAAGAAGACATCAAGATGCCACTTCCCACCATGGGAGATTATTTTGTTTCTGACTATGGAAATGGGATTGAATACTGA
- the LOC122649784 gene encoding protein SOSEKI 5: MAVSSRERTELPALPKKWADKDTSPERTKVWIEPKSKSERKVPVVYYLSRNGHLEHPHFMEVPLSSSEGLYLSDVINRLNSLRGKGMASMYSWSSKRSYKNGFVWHDLSENDFIYPAHGQEYVLKGSELLDGSTSFRSPATGSSGTERTSETTKSSDDGEFPVVIRRRNQSWSSIDLHEYKVYKAESTGESAGRAAADASTQTYEKRRRRRAIGDEEDKDEDEEREKAEAAEAIVEMEQYRNHTTELSREEISPPPSSSSPETLESLIKADVRVVNPRRGLDESGVRSLTENNYPSGRMRASAVLMQLISCGSIAVKDCEAILPRKDGGGGGGGGALSLISHYRYTGKLAPPPRGALKEVGESMGENPSFAGIRLEDKEYFSGSLIETKKDEFPALKRSSSYNADRSSKMELAGKKEEEEEIGGVRTKCIPRKPKTAIKSMHGSTTKRE; this comes from the exons ATGGCAGTTTCTTCGAGGGAAAGAACCGAGCTTCCTGCTTTACCTAAGAAATGGGCAGACAAAGATACCAGCCCTGAGCGCACCAAGGTTTGGATTGAGCCCAAGTCCAAGTCTGAGAGAAAGGTCCCAGTTGTCTACTATCTCTCCAGGAATGGCCATCTTGAGCATCCTCATTTCATGGAggtccctctctcttcttctgagGGACTCTATCTCAGTG ATGTCATCAACCGATTAAATTCACTGCGAGGTAAAGGCATGGCGAGCATGTATTCCTGGTCTTCGAAACG GAGCTACAAGAACGGATTTGTGTGGCACGATTTGTCGGAAAACGACTTCATATATCCGGCACACGGTCAGGAATACGTTCTCAAGGGTTCAGAGCTTCTGGATGGCTCTACGAGTTTCAGGTCTCCAGCAACAGGGTCTTCCGGCACTGAAAGGACATCGGAAACAACCAAATCCAGCGACGACGGCGAATTCCCGGTCGTCATACGGAGGAGAAATCAGTCGTGGAGTTCAATCGATCTGCACGAGTACAAAGTATACAAGGCCGAATCCACGGGTGAGTCCGCCGGGAGAGCCGCTGCCGATGCTTCAACGCAGACTTATGAGaagaggagacgaagaagagcAATCGGAGACGAAGAGgataaagatgaagatgaagagcGAGAGAAAGCAGAAGCAGCAGAAGCTATAGTTGAAATGGAACAATATCGAAATCACACGACTGAGTTGAGCAGAGAAGAGATATCTCCACCTCCTTCCTCCTCCAGCCCAGAAACGCTAGAATCTCTAATCAAAGCGGATGTTCGGGTGGTGAACCCCAGAAGAGGGTTGGACGAATCAGGTGTTCGATCTCTGACAGAAAACAATTACCCAAGCGGCAGGATGAGGGCTTCAGCAGTACTGATGCAGTTGATTTCATGTGGATCAATTGCTGTCAAGGATTGCGAAGCGATCCTTCCTCGGAaggatggaggaggaggaggaggaggaggagctttGTCGTTGATTTCGCATTACAGGTACACGGGAAAGCTGGCTCCTCCTCCTCGGGGAGCGTTGAAGGAGGTGGGGGAGAGTATGGgggaaaaccctagttttgcggGGATTCGACTAGAAGACAAAGAGTACTTCAGTGGTAGCTTAATCGAGACGAAGAAGGATGAATTTCCAGCTTTAAAGAGATCCTCTTCCTACAATGCAGATCG AAGTTCGAAGATGGAGTTAGCAgggaaaaaggaggaggaggaggagatagGAGGAGTTAGAACGAAATGCATACCCAGGAAGCCAAAGACAGCAATTAAGAGTATGCACGGGAGTACTACTAAGAGAGAATAG